In Bifidobacterium actinocoloniiforme DSM 22766, a genomic segment contains:
- a CDS encoding serine/threonine-protein kinase: MADPEDTESAVEGAPQISGYLYLRPLGQGGTCWVYLYRQLEPRRLVAVKVSKRRASDRSHALFLKEATFMARLSAHPAILTILSAGVSHDGRDYIVMEYAPGGNYKRIMKTTRLDERGALDLGVRIASALYAAHQQGIIHRDVKPGNFLVTTRGLPVLSDFGISASTYTASQAKGLSVPWAAPEIIAHKSGGSEASDIYSLGASIFGLLTGKSPYEYGFRVRDEQELAQLIEHEGPPRLRRGEASPDFERVLDKAMAHDREERYFSSLDFGRDMQVLQARLYGHMTPLVARGADPYPSQEELGMAGRLSARKQKRDATLATTGAGDGNTDLGSADSEDLDSAEGGESGERARIGYADGSGFKQSDGRSDASKGESDGNQADARAFDEDQAPATAARVVRKPSGGRIATSTNARRPVSARTGSAGRLDALGGSRPAAPEANRVKGKGSERSELGWLRSLRAQPAHARGPSSASGHPISGQQAWGLRRAAVFALACLLAAVLSLGVGFLAAKRAGEAGGAAGTGNAGFSASSSLPSSTGSSGDQIGQSAPASVPTVTAGRGDLHEGLALFSWSNPAPEPGDAYLWKTVPATAPEDGQADWRGAERSSEPKTQVNAGQERAVCIQVALLRADQRISNQPARICATLP, encoded by the coding sequence ATGGCGGACCCTGAGGACACCGAGTCCGCCGTCGAGGGCGCCCCGCAAATCAGCGGTTACCTCTACCTGCGGCCCCTGGGCCAGGGGGGCACCTGCTGGGTCTACCTTTACCGGCAGCTGGAGCCCCGACGGCTGGTGGCAGTCAAGGTAAGCAAGCGGCGGGCCTCAGACCGGTCGCACGCCCTCTTCCTCAAAGAGGCAACGTTCATGGCGCGCCTGTCGGCCCACCCGGCCATCCTGACCATCCTCTCAGCCGGCGTCAGCCATGACGGGCGCGACTATATCGTGATGGAGTACGCGCCCGGCGGCAACTACAAGCGGATCATGAAAACCACCCGCCTGGACGAGCGCGGCGCCCTGGACCTCGGCGTGCGCATCGCCTCCGCCCTCTACGCCGCCCATCAGCAGGGCATCATCCACCGCGACGTGAAGCCTGGCAACTTCCTGGTCACCACGCGCGGCCTGCCGGTCCTGTCCGATTTCGGCATCTCGGCCTCCACCTACACGGCCTCCCAAGCCAAAGGGCTGTCCGTGCCCTGGGCCGCTCCCGAAATCATAGCCCACAAGTCCGGAGGCTCCGAGGCTTCGGACATCTACTCCCTGGGCGCCTCCATCTTCGGCCTGCTCACGGGAAAATCTCCCTACGAGTATGGTTTCCGGGTACGCGATGAGCAGGAGCTCGCCCAGCTCATCGAGCATGAGGGACCGCCCAGGCTACGGCGGGGCGAGGCTTCGCCGGACTTCGAGCGGGTGCTTGACAAGGCCATGGCCCACGACCGCGAGGAACGCTACTTCTCCTCCCTGGATTTCGGCCGCGACATGCAGGTGCTCCAGGCCCGGCTCTACGGCCATATGACGCCTCTGGTCGCGCGGGGGGCGGACCCCTACCCCAGTCAAGAGGAGCTGGGCATGGCGGGGCGCCTCAGTGCGAGAAAGCAAAAGAGGGACGCGACGCTGGCGACGACTGGGGCTGGCGACGGGAACACGGATCTTGGCAGCGCTGATTCCGAGGACTTGGATTCAGCAGAAGGCGGTGAAAGCGGCGAGCGCGCGCGGATCGGCTACGCGGATGGCTCCGGGTTCAAGCAATCGGATGGACGGAGCGACGCGAGCAAGGGTGAATCCGATGGGAATCAAGCGGACGCTCGGGCCTTCGACGAGGACCAGGCTCCCGCCACCGCCGCGCGGGTCGTGCGGAAGCCGTCTGGCGGACGAATCGCGACTTCCACGAACGCCCGAAGGCCAGTAAGCGCTCGGACGGGGTCGGCCGGCCGCCTGGATGCGCTGGGTGGCTCGCGACCAGCCGCCCCAGAGGCAAACCGTGTCAAGGGGAAGGGGAGCGAGCGTTCCGAACTGGGCTGGTTGCGGAGTCTGAGGGCCCAACCAGCGCATGCTCGAGGACCGTCAAGCGCTTCCGGCCACCCGATCAGCGGTCAGCAGGCATGGGGGCTGCGCCGGGCAGCCGTCTTCGCCCTGGCTTGCCTCCTGGCTGCGGTCCTGTCCTTGGGCGTTGGCTTCCTGGCGGCCAAACGGGCTGGCGAAGCAGGCGGGGCCGCAGGGACCGGCAATGCCGGGTTCAGCGCCTCTTCTTCCTTGCCCTCCTCCACCGGGTCCAGCGGGGATCAGATCGGCCAATCCGCCCCTGCCAGCGTGCCCACGGTGACTGCGGGACGAGGGGATCTGCATGAGGGCCTGGCGCTTTTCTCCTGGTCGAACCCGGCTCCAGAGCCCGGCGACGCTTACCTGTGGAAGACTGTGCCCGCCACCGCCCCCGAGGACGGCCAGGCCGATTGGCGCGGGGCCGAGCGCAGCAGCGAGCCCAAGACCCAGGTCAATGCGGGGCAGGAACGGGCCGTCTGCATCCAAGTGGCCCTTTTACGCGCCGACCAACGCATCTCCAACCAGCCAGCTCGCATCTGCGCCACCCTCCCCTGA
- a CDS encoding tyrosine-protein phosphatase: MDNITRIDGLYNFRDLGGMETDSGHIASGLLYRSEALAGMSEQGRRQLEDSPVALDLDLRSDQEARLLPDPEIKGVERVHIEMLDGAMPEDAGDIERRESQGKDAAALLRQTYLSLIAHNGPDYARVVHRTAQAAAAGKGTLIHCSAGKDRTGTSIAFILTLAGARREQVVADYASSQANLSGAWQESMLAMIERAGVNVPESIRPTMVITPPALIEEILDKVEREYGSVAAYLLANGGHQEDIDALRQALRAD; encoded by the coding sequence ATGGACAACATCACGCGAATTGACGGACTCTACAACTTCCGGGACTTGGGAGGCATGGAGACGGACAGCGGCCACATAGCCTCAGGACTTCTTTACCGGTCCGAGGCCTTGGCCGGGATGAGCGAGCAGGGCCGCAGGCAGTTGGAGGACTCACCGGTGGCTCTGGACCTGGACTTGCGCTCCGACCAGGAGGCCAGATTGCTGCCCGACCCCGAGATCAAGGGCGTTGAGCGCGTTCACATCGAGATGCTGGACGGAGCCATGCCCGAGGACGCGGGCGACATCGAGCGGCGTGAGAGCCAGGGCAAGGATGCGGCCGCTTTGCTTCGGCAGACCTACCTGTCGCTGATCGCCCACAACGGCCCGGACTACGCCCGGGTGGTTCATCGCACAGCCCAGGCCGCGGCGGCCGGCAAAGGCACCCTGATCCACTGCTCGGCAGGCAAGGACCGCACCGGCACGTCAATCGCGTTCATCCTGACCCTGGCTGGCGCTCGAAGGGAGCAAGTCGTGGCTGATTACGCCTCCTCGCAAGCCAACCTGAGTGGCGCCTGGCAGGAGTCCATGCTGGCCATGATCGAGCGGGCTGGCGTGAATGTGCCGGAGAGCATCCGCCCGACGATGGTAATCACGCCACCGGCCCTGATTGAGGAGATACTGGACAAAGTCGAGCGTGAATACGGGTCCGTGGCCGCCTACCTCCTGGCTAACGGCGGCCACCAGGAGGACATCGACGCCCTCCGGCAGGCTCTACGGGCCGACTGA
- a CDS encoding PD-(D/E)XK nuclease family protein, whose product MTRAKQVDMGQALQAVERLIAGDLNGEDGLSSTVLCLAGPPRSGKTTFAQETLLAALAAYGDGGAVMVVSGRHAADQISKAVIARRGASSQSRPVGTLQALAFRLLSQSSASQEGRALPKLLNGAEQDALLRQVMARHIAHVEAGDDCPSCRLLERYFSSQAGLNGARGWSGVLTQATVRADDLAGRIDDDFIAQLRDMLARTIELGVGPSDQGPILDALSSQALDLDERDRLGVQWRLAFALGQEYMEQVDAAYPDQYRLDPSMLLVSARRAVEEDEGLGLPALVVVDDWQDLTMAGMGFIQALVQRGVRLVLAGDCDESVQSFRGSYPEFLDARVGSRPVSLAGSGAGNGPAQALLDPDLGRLGAVRLSLPYRPITLPEHSPSEAEGVKADGPASYADLLAARVSLSILSEEGGDTGLPDRPGKMPAWPGAGPIGPLDPDSPLLADGTVVTRLLRTPDEEEDDVVWQIKHEYLSGHWDWNDMAVIAHDNATVRSLGAKLRAEGVPVRYSSIARPLKDEPTVQGLFALIELAQAQAGTVPGWQDLSATDQASWVGQRLRRLLASPLLSAPLPGGQSPRPVRVERVDALLSVLSCLTRIGPDQQTSSGAAEITAAGGAALAAEATNPAKSQDSPEAPGAAAGTGQSRPVAALSLLAQVWRSYASGREREIAAAEEASGISVDDSLMGGASAPSVGAGPGQSGFLVDADAIGLLLLLDSAIDGQASGDAAGQAPAEGAPDAHGDSGPESLRQSVLEALAAIADPRRSDPDLKALAHALDLADRTARDLAALDDPAPEYALWQAWSAVGVADDWQAQALAASQEGEEANDRLDAMMRLFQFASSSQEIDNINDFLAQVKDMQIEADSLACVGPVEHAVRLTTPAGAAALATSWPVVWLPALQEGVWPNLAPRDTLFGGEDLADLILHDSIRSAKTDAGGHDPRLRATLYTEEKGLLAAISRARTQVRFSAVWNDQNVPSAFLYGFLPERYPRLSDPSQADFSPVGGEADASTGLSGLEVGPRGLVAVARSILSRQALGAPISEQDPLARDAAAALRLLAEHGLHEADPASWPFLYARTRPVAGPPSDPSAAPGVSFAEPSSAGPSAGGLPSDGPSSTGGASAEAAGPGGGSSRVTLSPSAVDRIWACPLEWVLDDRVSGPRPGSVAMSFGSLIHQVAQEAADQGLDQPERGDLGVDAVSDAELINRTQGQMMDIYHELSRSLPAYPSPKDSYDARRRDSHAQGILTNIASYFVMSAKEGYAQEGKAGVPVGVLTSSSQEQDFRASFRPVDFAPVWNATFQDCALGGDEFFALASALVGGFPQALKADSLITLTGRIDRLERRSIEGEEHLRLVDYKTGRSSHNAKQIFNDLQLVCYQLGLAYQEGESGVGRPQAPTVAPVSQAVLFDVSTSPVPAPFFKNPEAAYQPALFKQGGFNNMFAQRPRLSKLEALADMHPLPQQAPEGVSRPTWDFVRQRSGSQGLWALTMVSRVLFAAGVKLSSGLQDAVFDADRCHNSRKQNESCPAWQALAGSVMEDRR is encoded by the coding sequence ATGACGAGAGCGAAGCAGGTGGACATGGGCCAAGCGCTCCAGGCCGTGGAACGGCTGATCGCCGGCGACCTCAACGGCGAGGACGGCCTGTCCAGCACGGTCCTGTGCCTGGCTGGCCCGCCCCGCTCCGGCAAGACCACGTTCGCCCAGGAGACCCTGTTGGCCGCCCTGGCCGCCTATGGGGACGGGGGAGCGGTGATGGTGGTCTCGGGCCGCCACGCCGCCGACCAAATCAGCAAGGCCGTGATCGCGCGTCGGGGCGCATCCTCCCAGAGCCGTCCGGTCGGCACCCTCCAGGCGCTCGCCTTCCGCTTGCTCAGCCAATCTTCCGCCAGCCAGGAGGGTCGGGCGCTGCCCAAGCTCTTGAACGGCGCCGAGCAGGACGCTCTCCTGCGGCAAGTGATGGCCCGTCACATAGCGCACGTGGAAGCCGGCGACGACTGCCCCTCCTGCCGGTTGCTTGAGCGCTACTTCTCCAGCCAAGCGGGTTTAAACGGGGCCAGAGGCTGGTCTGGGGTGCTGACCCAGGCGACGGTTAGGGCGGATGACTTAGCCGGGCGGATTGACGATGACTTCATCGCCCAGCTGCGAGACATGCTGGCACGCACAATCGAGCTGGGGGTCGGCCCTAGCGACCAGGGGCCGATTCTGGATGCGCTGTCCAGCCAGGCGCTGGACCTGGACGAGCGTGACCGGCTCGGCGTCCAGTGGCGTCTGGCGTTCGCCCTGGGGCAGGAGTACATGGAACAGGTGGATGCCGCTTATCCCGACCAGTACCGTTTGGACCCTTCCATGCTCCTGGTGTCCGCTCGGCGGGCGGTGGAGGAGGATGAGGGTCTTGGGTTGCCGGCCCTGGTGGTCGTGGATGACTGGCAGGACCTGACCATGGCGGGCATGGGATTCATCCAGGCCCTGGTCCAGCGGGGGGTGCGCCTGGTCCTGGCCGGTGACTGCGACGAATCGGTCCAGAGCTTCCGCGGCTCCTACCCGGAGTTCTTGGACGCGCGGGTCGGCAGCCGGCCGGTTTCCCTAGCCGGTTCGGGAGCGGGGAACGGCCCGGCACAAGCCTTGTTGGACCCCGACCTGGGGCGCCTGGGCGCGGTCCGCTTGTCCCTGCCTTACCGGCCGATCACCCTTCCGGAACACAGCCCCAGCGAGGCCGAGGGGGTCAAGGCGGACGGCCCGGCCTCGTACGCGGACCTGCTGGCCGCCCGCGTCAGCCTGAGCATCCTAAGTGAAGAAGGCGGCGATACAGGCCTGCCCGACCGCCCCGGCAAGATGCCCGCCTGGCCGGGCGCCGGACCCATCGGCCCGTTGGACCCGGACAGCCCGCTGCTGGCCGATGGCACGGTCGTCACCCGCCTCCTGCGTACGCCGGATGAGGAGGAGGACGATGTCGTCTGGCAGATCAAGCACGAGTACTTGTCCGGTCATTGGGACTGGAACGACATGGCCGTCATCGCCCACGACAACGCCACTGTGCGCTCGCTGGGGGCCAAGCTGCGCGCCGAGGGCGTTCCGGTGCGCTACTCCTCGATCGCCAGGCCCCTGAAGGATGAGCCAACGGTGCAGGGTCTCTTCGCCCTGATCGAGCTCGCCCAGGCTCAGGCCGGAACGGTGCCCGGCTGGCAGGACTTGTCCGCCACTGATCAAGCCTCCTGGGTGGGTCAACGCCTGCGCAGGCTCCTGGCCAGCCCGCTTCTGTCGGCGCCGCTGCCAGGGGGCCAGAGCCCGCGCCCGGTCCGGGTGGAGCGGGTCGATGCCCTCCTCTCCGTCCTTTCCTGCCTGACCCGGATCGGGCCCGACCAGCAGACGTCGTCTGGGGCCGCTGAGATAACCGCTGCCGGCGGGGCCGCCTTGGCCGCCGAGGCAACAAATCCCGCTAAATCCCAGGACTCGCCGGAGGCTCCGGGCGCGGCCGCTGGCACCGGGCAAAGTCGGCCGGTCGCTGCCCTGAGCCTATTGGCCCAGGTCTGGCGCTCCTACGCCAGTGGCAGGGAGCGGGAAATCGCCGCGGCCGAGGAGGCCAGCGGCATCAGTGTGGACGACTCCCTGATGGGGGGTGCGTCAGCACCCAGCGTGGGGGCGGGTCCTGGTCAGAGCGGCTTCCTTGTGGATGCCGACGCGATTGGCCTCCTGCTCCTGCTTGACTCCGCGATTGACGGCCAGGCTTCCGGTGATGCCGCAGGCCAAGCCCCAGCGGAAGGCGCCCCTGATGCGCACGGCGATTCGGGGCCCGAAAGCCTGCGCCAATCGGTCCTGGAAGCTCTGGCCGCCATAGCCGACCCCCGGCGCTCGGATCCCGACCTGAAGGCCCTGGCCCACGCCCTGGACCTGGCCGACCGCACCGCGCGCGACCTGGCCGCCCTGGACGATCCGGCCCCCGAATACGCGCTCTGGCAGGCCTGGAGCGCAGTTGGCGTCGCTGACGACTGGCAGGCCCAGGCCCTCGCCGCCTCCCAGGAAGGAGAGGAGGCGAACGACCGCTTGGATGCCATGATGCGGCTCTTCCAGTTCGCCTCCTCTTCGCAAGAGATTGACAATATCAACGATTTTTTGGCCCAGGTGAAAGACATGCAGATCGAGGCGGACTCCCTGGCCTGCGTGGGGCCGGTCGAACATGCGGTCCGCTTAACCACGCCGGCCGGCGCCGCGGCCCTGGCCACCTCCTGGCCGGTGGTCTGGCTGCCCGCCCTCCAAGAGGGGGTCTGGCCCAACTTGGCCCCGCGCGACACCCTCTTCGGCGGAGAAGACCTGGCTGACCTGATCCTGCACGACTCCATCCGAAGCGCGAAAACCGACGCCGGCGGCCACGACCCCCGGCTCAGGGCCACCCTCTACACGGAGGAGAAGGGGCTGTTGGCGGCGATCAGCCGGGCGCGCACACAGGTGCGGTTCTCCGCGGTCTGGAATGACCAGAACGTCCCCTCAGCCTTCCTCTACGGTTTCCTGCCCGAGCGCTATCCCCGCCTGTCCGACCCGAGCCAAGCCGACTTCTCCCCGGTGGGAGGCGAAGCAGACGCTTCCACCGGCTTATCTGGACTGGAAGTGGGGCCGCGAGGCCTGGTGGCCGTGGCCCGGTCCATCCTGTCCCGCCAGGCTTTGGGCGCGCCCATCAGCGAGCAAGATCCCCTGGCCCGCGACGCTGCGGCGGCCCTGCGTCTGTTGGCCGAGCATGGTCTGCACGAGGCCGACCCCGCCTCTTGGCCTTTCCTGTATGCGCGGACGAGACCGGTCGCCGGACCGCCCTCCGACCCAAGCGCCGCCCCAGGCGTTTCCTTCGCTGAGCCTTCGTCTGCTGGGCCTTCGGCCGGCGGGCTCCCATCTGATGGACCTTCATCGACTGGAGGCGCATCCGCCGAGGCGGCTGGGCCTGGTGGTGGCTCCAGCCGCGTGACGCTTTCCCCCTCGGCAGTGGACCGGATCTGGGCCTGCCCGCTGGAGTGGGTTCTGGACGATCGCGTCTCGGGACCTCGCCCGGGATCGGTGGCCATGAGCTTCGGCAGCCTGATCCACCAGGTGGCCCAGGAAGCCGCTGATCAGGGCTTGGACCAACCCGAGCGGGGCGATTTGGGCGTGGACGCGGTTTCAGATGCTGAGTTGATTAACCGCACCCAGGGGCAAATGATGGATATTTACCATGAATTGTCCCGGAGCCTGCCCGCCTATCCGAGCCCCAAGGACTCCTACGACGCCCGCCGGCGCGACAGCCATGCACAGGGCATCCTCACGAACATCGCCAGCTACTTCGTTATGAGCGCCAAGGAAGGGTACGCGCAGGAAGGCAAGGCGGGCGTGCCGGTGGGGGTCCTGACATCCTCCAGCCAGGAACAGGACTTCCGGGCCTCCTTCCGGCCGGTCGATTTCGCGCCGGTCTGGAACGCCACCTTCCAGGACTGCGCACTGGGCGGCGATGAGTTCTTCGCCCTGGCCTCGGCTCTGGTGGGAGGTTTCCCCCAGGCTTTGAAAGCGGACAGCCTGATTACGCTGACCGGCCGGATCGACCGCCTGGAGCGCCGATCCATTGAGGGAGAGGAGCACTTGCGCCTGGTGGACTACAAAACCGGCCGCTCCTCTCACAACGCCAAGCAGATTTTCAACGACCTCCAACTGGTCTGCTACCAGCTGGGCCTGGCCTACCAGGAGGGTGAGAGCGGCGTCGGCCGGCCTCAGGCGCCGACCGTGGCGCCAGTCAGTCAGGCCGTGCTCTTCGATGTGTCCACCAGTCCGGTTCCCGCGCCTTTTTTCAAGAATCCCGAGGCCGCCTACCAACCCGCCCTCTTCAAGCAAGGGGGCTTCAACAACATGTTCGCGCAGCGCCCCAGGCTTTCGAAACTGGAAGCCCTGGCCGACATGCACCCCTTGCCCCAGCAGGCGCCTGAAGGTGTGAGCCGGCCCACCTGGGACTTCGTGCGCCAACGCTCGGGCAGCCAGGGGCTTTGGGCCCTGACTATGGTCAGCCGGGTCCTGTTCGCGGCCGGCGTCAAGCTCTCCTCGGGCTTGCAGGATGCGGTTTTCGACGCTGACCGCTGCCATAACAGCCGCAAGCAGAACGAGTCTTGCCCCGCCTGGCAGGCTTTGGCGGGCTCAGTGATGGAGGACAGGCGATGA